The region ACGGAACCGATGGCAACATTAAGATCGCAACCGATGCGATTCGTTCGGCAGGTTCATCTCATCACTTTTTATCTGTGACTAAATATGGTCACTCTGCGATCATTGAGACAGCAGGCAACCCTGATTGTCATATCATTCTTCGTGGTGGTAAAGAGCCAAACTACAGCGCTGAGCACGTTAAGCCAGTGAAAGAGCAGCTTGCCGCTTCTGGATTACCAGAAAAAGTAATGATCGATTTTAGCCACGCAAACAGCTCAAAAGACTTTAAGCGTCAGATGGTAGTTTCTGATGACGTGTGTGCTCAAATTGCAGGTGGTGAAGACGCGGTGTTTGGTGTGATGATTGAAAGTCACCTAGTCGAAGGTCGTCAAGATCTTGTGAATGGCAAAGTGGAAACTTATGGTCAGTCTATCACGGACGCTTGTATTGGTTGGGATGATACTGAAATCGTACTTCGCCAATTGGCAGATGCAGTGAGCGCTCGTCGTAACCGATAATTAAATATGAACATATAGTCCATATAAGTTAGTTAATAGCCAATACTTTCACGAGTATTGGTTTTTTTTGCATATTTTTGGTATGCTGTTCCTTAAATGATATGCTAGAATGTTTATATAATTGTTAATAAACTTGGTAATCGAATATGAAATGGCTCATCAATTTAAGTATCCGGAAAAAATTATTAATCAGCTTGTTATTAGCAGCTACAATACCAGTAGCTATTGTTACCACTTTTATTGTTAATACATTAAATACGCAGGCGTTAGATGAGTTTGTTGATACAAGTACCCGTGAAATGCGTCAAGTCGATAATGCAATGGGGCTTTATTTTGATGCCTTAGAAGATAACGTAAGAATGATGGCGACTTTGCCCTCTGTACATAAGGCTAATGAAATAATTACGTCTTATGTTAATAGCCCTGCCAAACGAATGTCACCACGAGAAAATAACGCGATAGAAAAAGAAATTTTTGACGATTTTGATCGCATTGGTCAATCTCATTCTAACTATTCCTATGTTTATATGGGGACGATTGAAGGTGGTTATATTCAATGGCCTGCTGGTTCAAACCCTGCGAATTATGACCCTCGTCAGCGACCTTGGTTTCAAAAAGCACAGTCTTCAAAAGGCCAAGTGCAGCTAACAGATGCTTATTATTGGGCTGCAGATGATGCTGTAATTATTAGTACAGTGTTATCGACAAGCTCAACATTGGGTCGCGATAGTACTGTTGTTGCTGCTGATGTGTCTTTAAAAGGATTAACTAATCTAGTAAAAGACATTAAATTGGGTGAGTCTGGTTATCTCATGTTAGTTGAAAATACTGGGAATATATTAGTTGATTCAAAATACCCAGATAATAATTTTAAAAAGATTAATACATTAAATTCATCTTATCAAAAGTTGGCGGCGACTCAATCTGGTTTAGTTGAAATAGAAATTGATGGTCAAGTATTTGAAGCTAATGTGTATGTTTCTGATAGGTTAGGTTGGAAATTTATTGGCTTAATTAGTAAAACTGAAGTAATGAGTCAAACTCAAAGTGTTATTACTACGATTTTGCTTATTGTTAGTGCGTTAATTGTATTTTTGATCTTTGGTGCTATGCATTTTGCAAATGTGATCAGTAAACCTTTAGTTAATGTTGCTGATAGTTTAAATGAGATTGCAACTGGTGAAGGGGATCTGACTAAAACACTCCATGTTCGCTCTCAAGATGAAACCGGTAAATTATCACAATACTTTAATGAATTTTTAAGTTCAATCCGTACATTAGTCGTTCAAATATCAGACGCTGGTAAGGAAATGCAAGTTTCTTCTGAGCGAGCAATCTCAGTTTCTCAAGATATGTCAGATGTAGCCGAGAGACAAAACCAAGCAGTTGAAATGGTATCGACAGCATTTAATGAAATGGTGGCTACCGCGAATGAAGTTTCTCATTCTTGTAGTGTGGCAGCAACCTCTGCTGAAGATGGCCAAAACCTAGTAACAGAAGGTCAAGAACGAATTAATAATGCAGTACAAAGTGTCGTTCGCTTATCTGATATTATGCAAGATTCAGCAAAATCTATTGTTGAATTAGAGCAAGATAGTCAAGGTATTACCGACATTTTAAATGCGATCCGTGGTATTGCTGAACAAACTAATTTACTGGCATTAAATGCAGCGATTGAAGCAGCACGAGCAGGTGAGCAAGGTCGAGGCTTTGCTGTTGTGGCGGATGAAGTTCGAGCATTAGCAAAACGTACATCTGATTCTACAGAAGAGATTAATGAGTTATTGCAACGTTTAGTTCAACGAACTCAAGGTGTCTCAGAGAAGATGAGTGACAGTTTACATGCTTCACAACAAACGGTTGAAATTACTGAAGCGGTGAGTGAAAATTTTGTAGGAATTTCTCGTGCTGTAACTAATATTCATGACATGAACACTCAGATAGCAACTGCGGCAGAAGAGCAACATCAGGTTGCAGAAGATATTAATCGTCATATTCAGCAAATTCATAATGATGCGGCTATGGTCGATGATGTGTCACAACGAGCGAAAGAGAATTCAATAAAAATGGGTACTGTTGCCGGTGAGCTATCTTTATTAGTTTCTCAATTCAGAACTTAAAAACTAACTTTTAATAGTTAATAGTTAATAGTTAATAGTTAATAGTTAATAGTTAATAGTTAATAGTTAAAAAGGGCGATAAGATTATCGCCCTTTTATTGTTAACTCTGTCCCTTAGCCATAGTAACTACTCGTTTTAAAGTCCAGCGAAGCAGCAAAGGAATGCTATCGGGGCCCTGCTCTTCACTATATTGAACAATCGCTAATGCAACATCAGGTTTGGCGTATTTCTTAAGTGTTTTTATTATGATCTTTTTAGGAGGTACAGGTTGATCTACTGCAATGTTTGACAGTTCTCTAAAGAGAGCTTCAAACCCATGATGGTATAAATAATGCTCAATATCTTTATGAGGCAATTCGGTTAAACGATGACGATGGTGTTCATTATCTAGTTGAGATTTAACAGCAAAAGCATATTTTTTACCTGCAGGATCACCATCAGTGACAACATGCCATTCAATGTGAAAAGCTTTAGCTATTTTGATCAAAGACTTTAAACCAGATTGAGCAAATTCAATAATTTGGATCCCTTCCGCTGCTAGGTTATAGCCTAAAATCCGTGCCATTTCATTAAATAGCCAGACTTCTGTTTCCCCTTCAACTAATAACCAACAACGCGCAAATAGAGCGTTTGAGCGTTGAAATCGAATATGAAAGGTAATGCGACGTAAGTCATCTTGGGATAAACAGGTAGGAGAAATAGAGTAGCTAGATGTTGAGCCTGATTCTCTGACTAATCGACGGATGGAGCACAAAGGAACTGCACTTAGTAATTCACTGCTATTTGTAGTTAAAATTTTTTGCATTGGAATATGATTAAGTAATGTCCACGCTTGAATTAACTGAGTTGGGTGCAATCTACCTTCGGGATCTTCAATGATCATCAAAGGCCTAGCTGATTGTTTAAGGGTATTTGGACCTTTAGCTTTTAAATAGGTATTTAATAAACCAAGCAGTAGTAGTTTTGCTTGTTTATTTTTACTTATAAATTGAGTTAAAGAGACGCCTTCATTCTTCTGCCCAAAAAAGAGATCATCATGAATTTTATGTGGCGTATCGCGTTTGTGGTGCTTAAAAGAGAAGTAGTGTTCGATTAGTGATTGCATTGAACGCAGTGCACTTTTTATTTCACCACTATTTACCTGACCAGGAGCGGTAATAAGACGGCGGCATGTATTATTTATCCGTCGTTCAATTCTGTCATTAGAGAGAGTTGAGGGAGGGTCTTGTTGGCTTACCCTGCGTGAATCGCGGATCCGAATAACAGGGTGTAAACGGATTAGTTCTGTAACTAATTTCTCTATTTTATGATAGCGAAGTACGTTTCCGTTATGATCAAGAAAGGAGTGTGATGACGTAATTTTACCTTCATTGTTAGTTGCACTGATCCGATAATAAATACGCTGAGTATGATCACAAGGATTGGATTGCCATAAACTTGATAATTTTCTATAGCGGCCAGCTTTGTGTTCTTTTTTTTCTGTAGTTTGCCAAGTAATAATGATTTGAATATGTTGATCTTGAGCGTAAGAAATGGAATGGTCTTGATGAAAATCTTTTAATGTAAATTGATGAAGCTTTCCGGATACAGGTAATGCAATTGAAATAGCATCAAGAAGAGACGATTTACCCCAAGTGTTTTCACCAATTAACGTGGTTAATTGCTCAAAAGAAAGGGATAAGCGTTTGATGCCTCGAAAACCAGAAACTTCAATTCGTTCTAAGAGCATAAGTGCTTCCTCATCAGATACTTGTATAAATAACTATATAGTAACTGAGTCAAGTAAAGAATTAGAGGTGTCACAATTATAGATTATATTGACATTAATATAGGCTGGCTTTCATTAAGAAGCGCTGTAAAATTCTTCTCTGTTAATGGCTTAGACATAAAGTATCCTTGCCCGTAAGTACAACCTCTTTGTTGCAAGTAGTTCCATTGGCACTCTTCTTCAATTCCTTCAGCGGTAATACTGAAGTGAAATTGCTCACCAATATTAATAATAAGATCAACAAAAGAACTGTCTTGCTTAAGTAGCAGCATAGTATGTTCGCGGTCAATTTTTACTTTATCAATATTTAGTCTAACCAATTGGTTGAGTGAGGTAAATCCTGTTCCAAAATCATCTAAAGCAATGGATAAACCTAAAGAACGTAGTTCATTCACAATAGATTGACTCTCTTTATTAATTTCAATAAAGGCTGTTTCAGTAAACTCGATCTCAATATTCATTGGTGATATATCATACTTATCTAAAATAGAGATAAGATTTTTAGGGTAATGAATATTACCTAGCTCAGATGCAGAGGCATTAATACAGAACTTTATTTCACGCATTAATTTTGTTGGCAATTGTGAGATATAGTGACATACCAGATCTGCTACAATTAAGTCAATATCAAAAATAAGCCCTAACTTCTCAGCTATTGGGATAAACTCATCTGGACCAATAAAACCAAGAGAGGGGTGAGTCCAACGTATAAGAGCTTCGCATCCAGCGATTTCTTTTGTATCAATATGATAGAAAGGTTGGTAGTTAATCGTGAAATCTTTGCGATTAATCGCAGGGATCAATGATTTACGAATGTCAGATTGACGCTTAAACTGTCTATTTAAGTCTGTATCAAAAAAAACATATTTTTGAGGAGAGTTTAATGCTTTCTCTTTGGCATACTCAATACGCTCAAAAACATGAATGGGATCTTCAAAAGCAAAACCTAATGCAATACTAGTATAAGCATTCGCCTGGATCTTTAACTTTGATACCATATGAGACGAGTTTAATACGGATATTAATTTTTTACTAAATGCTTTCGCTCGCTCGCCACAAGGATCGTGTAAATAGAGAATACCAAATACGTTATTACCGATACGGTAGACAGAAATATCTGGGTTCTCTATCTGAGCGGTTAACGTATGGCTAATAGAAATTAAAAACTCATCACCAATGTTATAACCATATGTTTGGTTAACTACACGCAAGTTGCTGATCTCGATAAAAATAGAAGCCAACTCTTGTGCTGGTTCTTGAAGTGCTTGATGTAAATGTTTAGTAAATGCAGATTTATTTTTTAAAGAGGTTAGATGATCATAGTAAGCGATCTCACTTAAGCTTTGCTTCGCTTCTGCTAAAGATTTAATTGTTGAAGCGTAGCTGTTATGCAGATCACTTATCTCTCCACAGCTAGTTATGCAATTAAACTCAAGCATATCACCTGATTCACTTTTCTTTATTTTATGCTGTAGTTGATTAATTGGCTTAATAATCAATCTTGAAACAAGATAATATGCAAAAATGATGATAAAAAAACAAGAGAAAAGGATAGTAAAACTAGTTAATAGTTTTATCTCATCTAAATGGCCATAAAATCTATTTTTTTTGATAAAACTGTGCAATAAAAAATTGGTTGAAAGCGTATAATGCGAGGCAAGATATTCAATATTATCTATCGTAAATTCAGTTTTATTGAATATGTCTTTATCCAAGTTGAGTTGACTTAAAGATAAGCTCTGATAGATAGGATGTAAATTTTGGTTTGTTATCATAAATGACATATCATGCAGTTCTGATATCTTGTTTAAACGCGCATAGATGTTATGGAATGAAAAGCGAAAGATAACCCAAGAGGATAACTTATTGGTTAAATAGTCGGTATTAGGAAGTTTTTGAGCAAAGACCATTTGATATTGCTGGCTAACCTCACTCCAATAAAATTTCATTGAATAAGTGGAGTTAGAAGGGATGCTCTCTAAAAAGCTATTTACATAGTCGTTGGATAGATAGTCATTACTAAACTGCGTAAACTTGGTCTCAACATGAAGTCGTGGCGAGCTTAGTTGGATCTCTAAGATTTGATCGTCAAGCATGACGATATTTTTCAATAAACTAACAGTTTGCTGATGAGAAGCTGGAGTGCTAAATTCATTAGTTAGTGTTTGCCGTACATCAGAATGAGTAACTAACATTTTTATTTTAGACTTAATATCTTGTTTCATCTCATTAAGTTCTGACTTAATAAGTTCTTGTATTAAGTGTGTTTTTGCTTGATGTGCTCGTTCTGCCTGTTGATGAATAGTCGTGATTGAGAGAAAGGCAACTAAAGCGAGGGGAGCGAATACAGTCGGTAATAAAAAGACTAATAACTTTGTATTAATGCTTTTACTTATAGAATGTATTTTAGAAGGTAGTTTCATAACTTAGCCTTAAGTAACTCTCTCATAACGTTTTCTATTCTGTAATATTATGAAGTCAAATACAAGATGTTATTTTGTAAGTGTGAACTTGAGTAAATTGCCCTAGTAAGGAAAAAAATGATAGTTGAGAAGAGCAATACATTAAGAGTAATGCATATTAATGATACGCACTCTTACTTTGATGAATCAGTTATAGCACTAAAGCATACTTCAGTAGGAAAATACTACCTTAAATGTGGTGGTTTTTCACGCGTTTTTCATCAAGCTACCTTATTAAAAAATGAAGCAAAAGAGCAAGGTTGTGAAACTTTATTTTTTCATGCAGGTGATTGCTTTCAAGGAACGCTGTATTTTTCTTTATATAAAGGAAAAGCCAATGCAGATTTATTGAATCAGTTGGCATTAGATGGGATGGTGCTAGGTAATCATGAGTTCGATTTAGGTAATGAATTGGTCTGTGAATTTATTGAAAATACGCATTTTCCTATCTTAATGGGAAACTGGGATCTCAGCCAGGAAGACCCAAGTAAAGGGCATAACTTAAAGCACCAACCAAGAATTTTAGATTATGATCGTGATAGGAATATTGCTAATTATATGCTGAAACAGGTTGGTAATATAGATATCGCTATTTTTGGTTTAACAACAGATAAAATGGAGATATTAGCGAGTCCAGATTTAGATACACCATTTTTAAAAGCAATTGAAACAGCAAAAAGCACGATTGATTATCTAACTAATAAAAAAGGGATCTCTAATGTAATTATTATTAGTCATCTTGGCTATGAGGTTGATAAACAGTTAGCAGAAGCCATATCAGGTGTTGATTTAATTATTGGTGGCCATAGTCATGTCCTACAAGGTGATTTCACTGAGATAGGCCTAGAGTCTAGAGAAGCGTATGGTGACAAAGTTAATGGGACGCATATCGTTCAATCAGGTTGTCATGCGTTGGCATTAGGCTACTGTGATTTAGAGTATACTAACGATGGCCGTCTTATTCGTTTTAATGGGCGTAATTTATTACTTACGGATGATATTGCTTATCAAGATAAAGCTTGTATTCATGCAATTGAAGAGCCTAGATTATTTGATATCGTCATGCAGTTAAAATCCTTTGACGGTGTAGTTTTCTGCCGAAAAGATCCTAAGATTGAAGCGTTACTTATGGACAATTACCGACAAGAAGTGGAAGAGTTGTCGCAGCAAGTGATTGGACATTGTTTAGTTGATTTATCTCATCGCAGGATCCCTGATGAAAAAGGGCAGAGTGATATTGCTCCTTGGGTTGTTGAATCTTTTTACTCTAAAGCGCACCAAATTGATCATCGAGTCCAATTTGCAATGCACAATGCTGGAGGGGTTCGTTCTGGATTAAATCAAGGCGAAATTACCTATGCAGACATTGCCGGAAGTGTCTTGCCTTTTTCTATTCCTATTGTCATATATAGTATTAAAGGAAAATACCTTAAAGCGGCAATAGAAGGTGCGATTGATAATGCAACGAGCAATGGTGTCATTGGTAGTGGTTCAGGAAGTTTTCCATATGTATCACAATTACGTTATTGCTACGAAGCAAGTAAACCAAGTGGCCAACGTCTAACTGAATTTAGTATTTATAGCCATATTGTTGGTTGGAAAAGTATACAAGATGAACAGATTTATTTTGGAACATCAACAGCTTACACTATAAAAGGCAAAGAAGGCTATGCTCCATTGTTAAATCGAGAAACCGCTATTATAAATACTCCATTTTCTATGGCTGACTGTTTTATTGATTATTTACGGCACTACCCTAATTTAACTATGCCTACTTCATACTTGAACCGATATCTGAAAAATACCAAGGTAGTTATTTAGTGGCATAAAACTTGCTTTATGTTGTATGAGATGAGTCATACAGTTAAGTTTATAGGTGTATTATGGATAGCGATTGGTCTGATAAATTATTAGCAGTGAGTTGGGTATTTGCTTGGGCAGTGATTGCTTACTTTGTCCCACTTGCGAGTTAAGATTAACCCTACTAATTTGTGGTGTTGATATAATTAGATAAGGCCCCCTTTTTATTAACATAAAGGGGGCCTTATTTTATTAATTAGAAAAATAAATAGTCACGAAATAACGTTAATGGCATGTTAAATTGATTTTTTATTCAAATAACTTACAAATTGTGATTTTATATTCAATATTTTTGCTTGTAGATTTATGTAACACATACATTATAAAAACTAATGTTACTTCCTAGAAAAAGTCATTTTTTGTACAGAAAAATTAGTTATATTATTTCTGCATCAAAACGAAATGACATATTAAGTGAGGCAATCATGGCACAAGCAGCAATGAACATTAATTCTATCGCTACTTCTTCTTTGGAAAAGAAGGCCTATTCAGTAACAATCAAAGGATTGGTTGCTCATTTAGTTGATGTTTTATTTGGCAAAGGCCAGGTAACATCAACTCATTACACTTCAGAATTATCTGATCACTTAAGAAAAGATCTTGGTTTGTATAACTAATAACTTGAATTAAGTAATGAAAGCCAGCCTTAGTGCTGGTTTTTTTGTATGGGTCACAAATGTAGCAAATATTGCAATTATGTAAGAAAAATGTCTTATTGAGCTAAATTTGAAAGTATAAGACCTTTATTAGAAATTTATAAATAATGAGCGTGGTAAATTAAGCCCATACTAAATCTGGGGGGAATAGTGATGATAATGGAACTTAAATATCAAGTTATGGGCTTTGGGCCTTGGACAACAGCAACAGTATCTCGAGATATTGCAATGCGTTTAGCGACAGAATATGCAGAGCTTGGTTGGCCAGTAGAAGTGAACGGTTCTGAATATAAAAAAGAATTAGCAGCTTAATAAAATTAAATACGAAATATAAAAAAGCCATTAAAATTTGATGGCTTTTTTTGTACGTGAATATTGGTGTTGGGTGATCTAAGTATGGATCTAATTTAGATTAGATTTTAATAAACACAGACTTTATTCTTTCCTGAGCGCTTTGCTTGATAAAGTGCTTTATCTGCTCGTAAAAAAGTGGCTTTATAATCCTCTTGCTTTTTATGTACAGTGAGGCCAATGCTAACGGTAATTGCTCTTTCATCTAAAGTCTCTTTCCAATTAAAGTTAGCGATAGCTAATCGACATTTTTCTGCTGTTGTTTTTCCAGCTTGTATATCATCTGAAGGAATAATAAGTAGAAACTCCTCACCACCATAGCGAACGATATAATCTTTAGAAGATCTACTTTGTTGCAGTATTCTTCCTATTAGCTTTAGAACTACATCACCTGTTAAGTGAGAATATTCATCATTAATCGACTTAAAATCATCAATATCAATGACTAAAAGTTGGTAGTTATTAACTGATGGCACAATTTCTTTTAAAAATGTTGATTCAAACCAGCGGCGATTATAAAGCTGCGTTAAACTGTCATGAAAGACATCTTGCTGTAATTTAGCCACTGTATCTTTTTGCTGATCTGATACTTCTTTTAGTTTTAGATTTTCTGATTCAGAAATATTCAATCGTAGTTGCAGCTCTAAACGCGTTAAACGTCTTAAAAAATTTCCTCCAAGATCATTAATAGGGAAGTTTTTAATAATATTTACGGTTAGTTTTTGGGCTTCTTTTTCACACTCAAGCGCCCCTGAAAAGTTTTTAAAGCAGGCTAGGGCATCACTTTTAACTTCTAATAATTGGCGTATATAATAACCTTGAGAATACTTTTTAGTACGCTTTAGTTGATGAGATATAAGTACGTCAGCGATCTCTCCACGTTGTAGCTTAATTAGGCAGTAAGAGGCTTCTATTGCAAATAATTTGTTTAGCCAAGGGAATGAGTGTTGATCAGGATTTTCTTTACGATAGATAATCAGTTGTTCAAGAGCTGCTTGAGGTTTATTTTGTAAACGCAATAACTTTGCAGAATACAGCATGACTTGAAAAGACAGTTGAGGATCATCTGAAACGTATTTTAATTCCTTACATTCTTCTAATAAATCTTTTGCTTTAGATAATCGATTTAGCTCTAATAGACAAGCAATAGTATATAAACGGTAACGTAGGGCCAGATTATTACTTTGAATTGTAGAGCTCAATGACTCTAGTTTTTGATAATAGCGAAGTGCTTTTAGATGGTCACCATAAATAGAGCAAAGGTTGCCAACTCCCAAAATAGCTTGCACATAAAACTCACAGTCGCCATGTTCAACGGCTAAGGTAAATAGAGAGTGTAAGTGCTCTAGTGCTTTGGTGTAATTACCAGAATCAGTATAGCGGTAGCTTAATGCAGAATAAATATTAAGCATAATATCAATATCTTTGGGCAGTGATAATAATAATAATGCTTGTTGTAAATATTGAATGCTTTTTTCTGTTTGGTTAAATTCAACGGTGTATTCAGAGCACATTAATAATGCATAAGCTTTTTCAGCGTCATTTTCTGTTAGATGTTCTGCAACAATTAGCCAAAAATCTAAACATTGTTGAGAGTTTAGCTTCATTAAATCTATATCATATTTAGCGATTTTATTTAATAGGCTATTCATATAATGTCTCGATGAGTAGATTGAATGGAGAGTCATGTAAAAACTCATTAAGACTCATGAAGCTAACTGACGGTCTTGTTGATGTAAATGAATAGCGATGCCAGGGATAAGTCGAGAACAATGCCGTTAAGGAATTGACTATTTTTAAGGTTTCAACTTTAGATTCTTGTACTAGTAAGGTAATAGTATTTTTATTTAGCTGTGTTACTTGATCACCAT is a window of Aliivibrio wodanis DNA encoding:
- a CDS encoding methyl-accepting chemotaxis protein, yielding MKWLINLSIRKKLLISLLLAATIPVAIVTTFIVNTLNTQALDEFVDTSTREMRQVDNAMGLYFDALEDNVRMMATLPSVHKANEIITSYVNSPAKRMSPRENNAIEKEIFDDFDRIGQSHSNYSYVYMGTIEGGYIQWPAGSNPANYDPRQRPWFQKAQSSKGQVQLTDAYYWAADDAVIISTVLSTSSTLGRDSTVVAADVSLKGLTNLVKDIKLGESGYLMLVENTGNILVDSKYPDNNFKKINTLNSSYQKLAATQSGLVEIEIDGQVFEANVYVSDRLGWKFIGLISKTEVMSQTQSVITTILLIVSALIVFLIFGAMHFANVISKPLVNVADSLNEIATGEGDLTKTLHVRSQDETGKLSQYFNEFLSSIRTLVVQISDAGKEMQVSSERAISVSQDMSDVAERQNQAVEMVSTAFNEMVATANEVSHSCSVAATSAEDGQNLVTEGQERINNAVQSVVRLSDIMQDSAKSIVELEQDSQGITDILNAIRGIAEQTNLLALNAAIEAARAGEQGRGFAVVADEVRALAKRTSDSTEEINELLQRLVQRTQGVSEKMSDSLHASQQTVEITEAVSENFVGISRAVTNIHDMNTQIATAAEEQHQVAEDINRHIQQIHNDAAMVDDVSQRAKENSIKMGTVAGELSLLVSQFRT
- a CDS encoding putative regulator, GGDEF family protein, which gives rise to MNSLLNKIAKYDIDLMKLNSQQCLDFWLIVAEHLTENDAEKAYALLMCSEYTVEFNQTEKSIQYLQQALLLLSLPKDIDIMLNIYSALSYRYTDSGNYTKALEHLHSLFTLAVEHGDCEFYVQAILGVGNLCSIYGDHLKALRYYQKLESLSSTIQSNNLALRYRLYTIACLLELNRLSKAKDLLEECKELKYVSDDPQLSFQVMLYSAKLLRLQNKPQAALEQLIIYRKENPDQHSFPWLNKLFAIEASYCLIKLQRGEIADVLISHQLKRTKKYSQGYYIRQLLEVKSDALACFKNFSGALECEKEAQKLTVNIIKNFPINDLGGNFLRRLTRLELQLRLNISESENLKLKEVSDQQKDTVAKLQQDVFHDSLTQLYNRRWFESTFLKEIVPSVNNYQLLVIDIDDFKSINDEYSHLTGDVVLKLIGRILQQSRSSKDYIVRYGGEEFLLIIPSDDIQAGKTTAEKCRLAIANFNWKETLDERAITVSIGLTVHKKQEDYKATFLRADKALYQAKRSGKNKVCVY
- a CDS encoding two component transcriptional regulator codes for the protein MKLPSKIHSISKSINTKLLVFLLPTVFAPLALVAFLSITTIHQQAERAHQAKTHLIQELIKSELNEMKQDIKSKIKMLVTHSDVRQTLTNEFSTPASHQQTVSLLKNIVMLDDQILEIQLSSPRLHVETKFTQFSNDYLSNDYVNSFLESIPSNSTYSMKFYWSEVSQQYQMVFAQKLPNTDYLTNKLSSWVIFRFSFHNIYARLNKISELHDMSFMITNQNLHPIYQSLSLSQLNLDKDIFNKTEFTIDNIEYLASHYTLSTNFLLHSFIKKNRFYGHLDEIKLLTSFTILFSCFFIIIFAYYLVSRLIIKPINQLQHKIKKSESGDMLEFNCITSCGEISDLHNSYASTIKSLAEAKQSLSEIAYYDHLTSLKNKSAFTKHLHQALQEPAQELASIFIEISNLRVVNQTYGYNIGDEFLISISHTLTAQIENPDISVYRIGNNVFGILYLHDPCGERAKAFSKKLISVLNSSHMVSKLKIQANAYTSIALGFAFEDPIHVFERIEYAKEKALNSPQKYVFFDTDLNRQFKRQSDIRKSLIPAINRKDFTINYQPFYHIDTKEIAGCEALIRWTHPSLGFIGPDEFIPIAEKLGLIFDIDLIVADLVCHYISQLPTKLMREIKFCINASASELGNIHYPKNLISILDKYDISPMNIEIEFTETAFIEINKESQSIVNELRSLGLSIALDDFGTGFTSLNQLVRLNIDKVKIDREHTMLLLKQDSSFVDLIINIGEQFHFSITAEGIEEECQWNYLQQRGCTYGQGYFMSKPLTEKNFTALLNESQPILMSI
- a CDS encoding 5'-nucleotidase, which encodes MIVEKSNTLRVMHINDTHSYFDESVIALKHTSVGKYYLKCGGFSRVFHQATLLKNEAKEQGCETLFFHAGDCFQGTLYFSLYKGKANADLLNQLALDGMVLGNHEFDLGNELVCEFIENTHFPILMGNWDLSQEDPSKGHNLKHQPRILDYDRDRNIANYMLKQVGNIDIAIFGLTTDKMEILASPDLDTPFLKAIETAKSTIDYLTNKKGISNVIIISHLGYEVDKQLAEAISGVDLIIGGHSHVLQGDFTEIGLESREAYGDKVNGTHIVQSGCHALALGYCDLEYTNDGRLIRFNGRNLLLTDDIAYQDKACIHAIEEPRLFDIVMQLKSFDGVVFCRKDPKIEALLMDNYRQEVEELSQQVIGHCLVDLSHRRIPDEKGQSDIAPWVVESFYSKAHQIDHRVQFAMHNAGGVRSGLNQGEITYADIAGSVLPFSIPIVIYSIKGKYLKAAIEGAIDNATSNGVIGSGSGSFPYVSQLRYCYEASKPSGQRLTEFSIYSHIVGWKSIQDEQIYFGTSTAYTIKGKEGYAPLLNRETAIINTPFSMADCFIDYLRHYPNLTMPTSYLNRYLKNTKVVI